One genomic region from Leptospira tipperaryensis encodes:
- a CDS encoding SpoIIE family protein phosphatase — MISSKKQDSLLRQTSDGKLYLEDNPGLTIVFESLLTEIIQLTSAKFGIFSFRLEDGTPRSILGNPPPNAIEEARLVSDFCFKTGQDINLKKGRSPSKLIPPLQYNAVCCVLHVGELGVSSSENQKKIFGTIFIGRPESEGGEFRESDFEHLRATTRIISDLLEESFVSGESSLVVLSLMTTSRVALESVQIRKQTDRFDFLLTEIIRVSGLINKSLDLSQLLEAIMLSSKSVFRTEACSVLLLDDSREYLYFHTVLGEKKDEVTKVRVPVGKGVAGMVVQDKKPMIINDAMNDPRVYREVDKVSHFVTRNIMAAPLLVEGQVIGVIEAINTIDRSFFTEGDLELFLSFSGTSALAIQKTGLLQNLEAANKDLRKKVSELESLFELSQVVSSAKNQADLMKQSIPVIHGEMDARKTGIFLINRKLGILTSISYTSEKTVEIFRTTNYQGSFIHRSIEEEKTIVKEDIQNSAFDHELDQEYLKGSYIVLPLTHQGRSAFGAITVSDRVDKLSYNHSHLRLLQTFASLIARGHETLKLQNEMISRKAMQRSLEREIEITREIQKNILPEPKSFNSNFDLGVKSVPAKEVSGDFYDYYQYQDGQYSFLVSDVSGKSLPAAIFMAMSSSIIRTLARNHDLNPEEILKQGNALIYEDSHNGMFVTTFFIHYNPAIFTLDYASAGHNDQILIRKDGTWELIKGSGPPLGVITSASYKGGSLIVEPGDMVILYTDGAIEEKNAKDEEFGLERMIQEIIARRDLPSSQIIDELFGLVRAFSGTPELYDDFTVMILKFNDDYQFSREFEASTSAIPLFREFVYETIKVRDLDEALRDDILLACDEAGTNIVMHGYENTTLKNPKFECKIRFTGDWITIVLIDSGKVFQRKEVQEPSIEDNLSGKRKGGFGVYLIEKLMDSVDYSSEGGKNVLVLKKNFQHKASNGNHI, encoded by the coding sequence TTGATCTCGAGTAAAAAACAAGATTCTCTCCTCAGACAAACCTCTGATGGAAAACTTTACCTGGAAGACAATCCAGGTTTAACAATTGTTTTTGAATCTCTCCTCACGGAAATCATCCAACTCACTTCCGCAAAATTCGGTATATTCAGTTTTCGTTTAGAAGATGGAACACCCCGTTCGATCTTAGGAAATCCTCCTCCAAATGCGATCGAAGAAGCCAGACTCGTTTCTGATTTTTGTTTCAAAACCGGACAAGACATCAACCTCAAAAAAGGAAGAAGCCCGAGCAAGCTGATCCCTCCGCTCCAATACAATGCGGTTTGTTGCGTCCTTCACGTTGGAGAATTGGGTGTTTCTTCTTCTGAAAATCAGAAAAAAATATTCGGAACCATCTTCATCGGAAGACCCGAAAGCGAAGGAGGAGAATTCAGAGAATCGGACTTTGAACACCTGCGGGCCACGACTCGAATCATCTCCGATCTTTTGGAAGAATCCTTTGTTTCCGGAGAATCTTCTCTTGTAGTTTTGTCTCTGATGACGACATCCCGGGTCGCATTGGAATCGGTGCAGATTCGCAAGCAAACCGATCGTTTTGATTTTTTATTAACGGAGATCATTCGAGTTTCCGGTCTTATCAATAAGTCCTTGGATCTTTCCCAACTTCTGGAAGCGATTATGCTTTCTTCGAAGTCAGTCTTTCGCACGGAAGCCTGTAGCGTTTTGCTCCTGGACGATTCCAGAGAATATCTCTATTTTCATACGGTCTTGGGAGAAAAGAAAGACGAGGTGACGAAGGTAAGAGTCCCCGTTGGAAAGGGCGTCGCTGGAATGGTCGTACAGGACAAAAAGCCGATGATCATCAACGACGCGATGAACGACCCTCGAGTCTATCGCGAAGTGGATAAGGTCTCTCACTTCGTAACCAGAAACATCATGGCAGCTCCGTTGCTCGTGGAAGGACAGGTCATCGGTGTGATCGAGGCGATCAACACGATCGATCGTTCTTTTTTTACGGAAGGGGATCTCGAGTTGTTCTTGAGTTTTTCAGGAACTTCCGCGCTCGCAATTCAGAAGACCGGACTTCTTCAAAATTTAGAAGCCGCCAACAAGGATCTTCGTAAAAAAGTTTCGGAATTGGAAAGTCTCTTTGAACTTTCTCAAGTGGTTTCTTCCGCTAAAAATCAAGCGGATCTTATGAAACAATCCATCCCCGTGATTCACGGAGAAATGGACGCGCGTAAAACGGGAATCTTTCTTATCAACCGAAAGTTGGGAATCCTGACTTCGATTTCCTACACTTCCGAAAAAACCGTGGAGATTTTTCGAACCACGAACTACCAAGGAAGTTTTATCCATCGTTCGATCGAAGAGGAAAAAACGATCGTCAAAGAAGATATTCAAAATTCTGCATTCGATCACGAACTCGATCAGGAATATCTCAAAGGTTCTTATATCGTTCTTCCTCTCACTCACCAAGGAAGAAGCGCTTTTGGTGCGATTACGGTTTCGGATCGTGTGGACAAACTTTCTTATAATCATTCTCATCTCAGACTTTTACAAACCTTTGCGTCTTTGATCGCGAGGGGACACGAAACTCTCAAGCTGCAAAACGAAATGATTTCGAGGAAGGCGATGCAGCGTTCCTTGGAGCGGGAAATCGAGATCACGCGAGAGATTCAAAAAAACATTCTTCCGGAACCGAAAAGTTTTAATTCCAACTTTGATCTCGGAGTAAAGTCAGTTCCCGCAAAGGAAGTTTCCGGAGATTTTTACGATTACTATCAATACCAAGACGGACAGTATTCTTTTTTAGTTTCGGATGTTTCCGGAAAAAGTCTTCCCGCCGCGATCTTTATGGCGATGAGTTCTTCTATCATTCGAACCTTGGCTCGAAATCACGATCTCAATCCGGAAGAGATCTTAAAACAAGGAAACGCGCTCATCTACGAAGATTCTCACAATGGAATGTTTGTGACTACCTTCTTTATTCATTACAATCCCGCAATATTTACTTTGGATTATGCTTCCGCAGGTCACAACGATCAGATTCTCATCCGCAAAGATGGAACCTGGGAATTGATCAAAGGCTCCGGTCCTCCGCTCGGGGTCATCACTTCCGCGAGTTACAAGGGAGGAAGTCTGATTGTAGAACCGGGTGATATGGTGATTCTGTATACGGACGGTGCGATTGAAGAGAAAAATGCAAAGGATGAAGAATTCGGTTTAGAAAGAATGATCCAAGAGATCATCGCGAGAAGAGATCTTCCTTCTTCACAGATCATCGACGAACTTTTCGGTTTGGTCCGAGCATTCTCGGGAACGCCTGAACTCTACGACGACTTCACTGTGATGATCTTAAAGTTTAACGACGACTATCAATTCTCAAGAGAATTTGAAGCGAGCACTTCTGCGATTCCTTTGTTTCGAGAATTTGTATATGAGACGATCAAGGTTCGAGATCTCGACGAAGCTCTGAGAGACGATATTCTTCTCGCTTGCGACGAAGCCGGCACTAACATCGTAATGCACGGTTATGAAAACACAACTCTGAAAAATCCAAAGTTTGAATGTAAAATACGCTTTACAGGGGACTGGATCACCATTGTATTAATTGATTCCGGGAAAGTCTTTCAGAGAAAAGAAGTTCAAGAACCTTCGATCGAGGACAATCTGAGCGGTAAAAGAAAAGGTGGATTCGGAGTCTATCTGATCGAAAAGCTCATGGATTCCGTCGATTATTCGAGCGAAGGCGGAAAGAACGTTTTAGTTCTCAAGAAGAATTTTCAACACAAGGCCTCGAATGGAAATCACATCTGA
- a CDS encoding chemotaxis protein CheD, translating to MMEPDIVRDLFLQPGGFCWGQKNLRIRTLLGSCVSICFWNPVQLSGGMAHVMLPNRPPGESALELNAKYADDAIQLFFDKIQKTGGRYGQYQIKLFGGASMFSTEEEKLLEIKSVRDIGMKNIHSVKEILSRNHLPIASEDLGGFSHRRVFFSLWDGEIYIERPKDS from the coding sequence ATGATGGAACCGGATATCGTTCGGGATTTATTTTTACAACCTGGGGGATTTTGTTGGGGGCAAAAAAATTTAAGAATCAGGACTTTACTTGGATCCTGTGTTTCTATTTGTTTTTGGAATCCGGTTCAGCTTTCGGGAGGAATGGCGCACGTGATGCTTCCCAATCGTCCGCCGGGAGAATCCGCTCTTGAGTTGAATGCAAAGTATGCGGACGACGCCATTCAATTATTTTTTGATAAGATTCAAAAGACCGGTGGGAGATACGGTCAATATCAAATCAAACTTTTCGGAGGAGCGTCTATGTTTTCTACGGAAGAAGAAAAACTTTTAGAAATCAAATCGGTCCGCGATATCGGGATGAAAAACATTCATTCCGTAAAAGAGATTCTTTCCAGAAATCATCTCCCTATCGCATCGGAAGATTTGGGAGGATTTTCTCATCGAAGAGTTTTCTTTTCTTTGTGGGATGGAGAAATTTATATCGAAAGGCCGAAAGATTCATGA
- a CDS encoding STAS domain-containing protein yields MEITSEIKNHSKIIHLIGNLDVHNTHRIESVFMDQIKTGNSPVLILDLSSVEFISSAGLRIIVAALRECKERDVELRLAGIKPAVKKVFDIIDMNSMFSIFETLESAIK; encoded by the coding sequence ATGGAAATCACATCTGAAATAAAAAATCATTCTAAAATTATCCACTTGATCGGAAACTTAGACGTTCATAACACTCACAGAATTGAATCGGTGTTCATGGATCAGATCAAGACAGGCAATTCTCCCGTTCTCATATTAGATCTTTCTTCCGTCGAATTCATTTCTTCCGCAGGCCTCCGTATCATCGTAGCGGCTCTCAGAGAATGTAAGGAAAGAGACGTGGAACTCAGACTCGCGGGAATCAAACCCGCCGTAAAAAAGGTTTTTGATATCATCGATATGAATTCGATGTTCAGCATTTTCGAAACTCTCGAGTCCGCTATAAAATAG
- a CDS encoding chemotaxis protein CheW, translated as MSTMEDNQFLTFYLGEECYGIGILHIKEIIEYSGLTNVPLMPEFIPGVINLRGNVVPVVDLKHKFFKQKIEPDRKTCVIIVELHATKTGDKKEKTDLGILVESVNEVVSISGSEIEPAPTFGSRIKVDFILGMARQEDGFIIILNTEKILNLDELTSLEENQDTEALVENT; from the coding sequence ATGAGCACGATGGAGGACAATCAATTTCTGACCTTCTATCTGGGAGAGGAATGTTACGGAATTGGAATATTACATATCAAAGAGATTATTGAATATTCCGGTTTAACAAACGTTCCCTTGATGCCAGAATTCATTCCGGGGGTGATCAATCTGCGTGGAAACGTTGTGCCCGTTGTGGACCTCAAACACAAGTTTTTCAAACAGAAAATAGAACCGGATCGTAAAACCTGTGTAATCATCGTGGAACTTCACGCCACGAAAACCGGGGATAAAAAGGAAAAGACCGATTTAGGAATTCTCGTCGAATCCGTAAACGAAGTCGTTTCCATTTCCGGCTCCGAGATTGAACCGGCCCCTACTTTCGGTTCCAGGATTAAAGTGGACTTTATTCTTGGAATGGCTCGTCAGGAAGACGGATTTATCATCATCTTGAATACGGAAAAAATTCTGAATCTGGATGAGTTGACTTCTTTAGAAGAAAATCAAGACACAGAGGCGCTCGTAGAAAATACATGA
- a CDS encoding acyl-CoA carboxylase subunit beta, with amino-acid sequence MSEAKYSLDNPFQSATEPDVPKARGLYEEANELGKELLNKPLAGGGVDRILVQHSKERMTVWERIKVLTEQEPNILYQNWGKSLDGASLVTGILNINGRDVAIYGHDFTLRAGSMDATNGSKLARLIYMAGEHGIPLIGMNDSAGAYVPAGVGGLDGYSEAFTALRKISGVVPSLMLMFGFNAGGGAYLPRQGSFMIQCENTFFGLTGPGVVKSVLGEDISADDLGGPKVHGQSGVVDIVTGDELGSLRTALRLLSYLPDNNHSFAPFHPTSDPTDRFIYEEEILFKKTFNSPTGMNTPFDITLYLQNICDHGQYFEIQPQRSRNLVTAFGRIGGHVVAFVANNSAVSSGQIDINAARKGTRFIRFCNLYNIPIVFLEDTTGFLPGKDQEQNGIVLEGRKLLDSIIDIRTPRLTLIIRNAFGGAYACFNSYHVGADMVFALPTARIAVMGPAGKDYVYKDDVSAIHREYQENVKKGMSEKEAIVVRDKKLQTLSTQYERELMNPKEALSLGSVSRIVLPGTTRNILFQNLDYLIRHYKPAPLSGPQREFE; translated from the coding sequence ATGTCCGAAGCAAAATACTCACTGGATAATCCATTCCAATCCGCGACCGAACCTGACGTTCCGAAAGCTCGTGGTCTTTATGAAGAGGCTAACGAATTAGGAAAAGAACTCCTAAACAAACCCCTTGCGGGCGGTGGAGTCGACAGGATTCTCGTTCAACATTCAAAAGAAAGAATGACCGTTTGGGAAAGAATCAAAGTTCTCACCGAACAAGAACCCAACATTCTTTATCAAAACTGGGGAAAGAGTCTCGACGGGGCTTCCCTCGTTACAGGAATTTTAAACATCAACGGAAGAGACGTCGCGATCTACGGACACGACTTTACTCTTCGCGCGGGTTCGATGGATGCGACCAACGGAAGCAAACTCGCCCGACTTATCTATATGGCTGGGGAACACGGAATTCCATTGATCGGAATGAACGATTCTGCCGGGGCTTATGTTCCTGCGGGAGTAGGCGGACTCGACGGTTACAGCGAGGCTTTTACCGCACTTCGAAAAATCAGCGGCGTGGTTCCGAGTTTGATGCTCATGTTCGGATTCAACGCGGGGGGCGGTGCCTATCTCCCTCGTCAGGGATCGTTTATGATCCAGTGCGAGAATACGTTTTTCGGTTTAACAGGACCGGGTGTAGTGAAGTCCGTTCTCGGTGAGGACATTTCCGCGGACGATCTAGGCGGACCCAAAGTACACGGACAAAGCGGAGTCGTCGATATCGTAACCGGAGACGAGCTCGGATCTCTTAGAACCGCGCTACGTTTGTTATCGTATCTTCCGGACAACAACCATTCCTTCGCTCCATTTCATCCGACCTCGGATCCTACGGATCGTTTTATCTACGAAGAAGAAATTCTATTTAAGAAAACGTTCAACTCTCCGACGGGGATGAACACTCCTTTTGATATCACCCTCTATCTGCAAAACATCTGCGATCACGGTCAATATTTTGAAATTCAACCGCAGAGATCCAGAAACCTCGTCACCGCTTTCGGAAGAATCGGAGGTCACGTCGTTGCCTTTGTCGCGAACAACTCGGCGGTTTCTTCGGGACAGATCGACATCAATGCCGCAAGAAAGGGAACTCGTTTTATCCGTTTTTGCAACCTCTACAATATCCCGATCGTCTTTTTGGAAGATACCACCGGATTCTTACCAGGAAAAGATCAGGAACAAAACGGAATCGTTTTAGAAGGAAGAAAACTTTTGGATTCCATCATCGATATCCGTACACCACGTCTGACGTTGATTATCCGAAACGCATTCGGCGGAGCCTATGCTTGTTTTAACTCTTATCACGTGGGAGCTGATATGGTTTTTGCGCTTCCTACCGCGAGAATCGCGGTGATGGGACCTGCTGGAAAAGACTACGTCTACAAAGACGACGTTTCCGCGATTCACAGAGAATATCAGGAAAACGTAAAGAAGGGAATGTCCGAAAAAGAAGCGATCGTGGTTCGAGACAAAAAACTTCAGACCCTTTCCACACAGTATGAAAGGGAACTGATGAATCCGAAAGAAGCTCTTTCTCTCGGTTCGGTTTCCAGAATCGTTCTTCCCGGAACTACCAGAAACATTCTTTTTCAAAACCTGGATTATTTAATCCGACATTACAAACCGGCGCCTTTGTCCGGACCTCAAAGGGAGTTTGAGTAA
- a CDS encoding protein-glutamate methylesterase/protein-glutamine glutaminase has translation MIQVFIIDDSAVVRQVLTQILTKDPEIEIIGFASDPIFAAEKLSTMWPDVFILDVEMPRMDGISFLKKIMSERPTPVIICSSLAEKESETAMLAMKLGAIDIIEKPKLGVKNFLEESEILFTDSIKAAARARMKFHSGKDSLSALSDSKPIKADFSKISTTDKLIAIGTSTGGTQALEFILTKLNVHCPGIVIVQHMPEKFTEAFANRLDSICEIQVKEAKDGDPVKEGSAYIAPGNRHMEIYLSGAQFRIRIVDGPLFNRHRPSVDILFNSVAQVAGRNAKGIILTGMGSDGANGLFKMKQHGASTIAQDEATCVVFGMPKEAILRGAADTILPLSKIVGEVQRF, from the coding sequence ATGATTCAAGTTTTTATCATAGACGATTCGGCCGTTGTTCGGCAGGTTCTGACTCAAATTCTTACAAAAGATCCGGAGATAGAAATCATCGGATTTGCTTCCGACCCCATATTCGCTGCGGAAAAATTATCCACGATGTGGCCCGATGTTTTTATCCTAGACGTGGAAATGCCTCGGATGGACGGGATTTCTTTTTTAAAAAAGATCATGTCCGAAAGACCAACTCCGGTGATCATCTGTTCCTCGTTAGCTGAAAAGGAATCGGAGACGGCGATGCTCGCGATGAAACTCGGAGCGATCGATATTATAGAAAAGCCGAAATTGGGAGTAAAAAACTTCTTAGAAGAATCTGAAATCCTCTTCACAGATTCGATCAAAGCCGCGGCAAGGGCGAGAATGAAGTTTCATTCCGGGAAGGATTCTCTTTCCGCACTTTCCGATTCCAAACCTATCAAAGCCGATTTTTCAAAGATCAGCACAACGGATAAATTGATCGCCATTGGAACTTCGACCGGCGGAACACAAGCTCTCGAATTTATTCTTACAAAACTAAACGTTCACTGTCCGGGAATCGTAATCGTTCAACACATGCCCGAAAAATTTACGGAAGCATTTGCCAATCGATTGGATTCTATCTGTGAGATTCAAGTGAAGGAAGCAAAAGACGGAGATCCGGTAAAGGAAGGTTCGGCTTACATTGCTCCGGGGAATCGGCACATGGAAATCTATTTGAGCGGCGCCCAATTTCGTATACGAATCGTAGACGGGCCCTTGTTTAATCGGCACAGACCATCCGTCGATATTCTTTTTAATTCGGTGGCACAGGTCGCAGGTAGAAACGCAAAGGGAATCATTCTAACGGGAATGGGAAGCGACGGTGCGAACGGACTTTTTAAGATGAAACAACACGGGGCTTCTACAATCGCTCAGGACGAAGCGACTTGTGTAGTTTTTGGAATGCCAAAAGAAGCGATTCTTAGAGGCGCCGCGGACACGATTCTCCCACTTTCAAAGATCGTGGGAGAAGTTCAGCGTTTTTGA
- a CDS encoding biotin/lipoyl-containing protein: MIDFQNNRIQFHQSNSPWIRSFSLESIKCLIVCRGPVRKEAMEIFDLIGIREYGILLSEKDSVVYPMALAPELRGFRFPHNIHRVPDYMGSGNAEKLERIQQIISIAKDNKYTHIFAGYGFMAEDSEFISAIEKSGIVFMGPASYVADQAGSKDAAKKIARKLEVSVTPGVDNISSLALLAKAPDGKALEKLAKDKGIDFTFDSSVSLETNAENLLDLGYAKIVELVSIADLQVEAEKECKKIWEKFSKNRIRFKYIGGGGGKGQRVVSKIEEVKAAVQEILSESKVTAPGTNKNFLIELNIENTRHNEIQLIGNGEWCLALGGRDCSVQMHEQKLLEISLTQELLEKEIAVSASTNPKKAEVLKGDLKVLRDMEEQSERFGAAVKLNSVSTFESIVDGTNHFFMEVNTRIQVEHRVTEMVYSLKFKNPENANDFFIVDSLIEAMALLSLHGKRLQKPERILRYPSGAEVRINATNKAIQPHAGGVIMGWSKPLPEEIRDDQGISIRNPDMGLFVHYKVAGAYDSNIALLITHGETREDNLKRLSNILRRTELRGHDLQTNLLVHYGLINWILGKDAMFKPSTAFMISYLAGVGSLERLMKDVDLEIAWKKTISEAPAEAKKVLSRKLTLITRPIEAIAKDAHLVAGFIGFHLNHSWKIAGSKIEWLRNPIFILADLYHYLNMEADVTQPPSEQIWDHDNEILQKAISFYQELSKKTGIAADSIELVSSLNAGKALKGVDASILPQVIQSHNGFQIGLELIKLLPSAGLNSGFYNLGVDEKLEAILPEEFKKSDTRDAFIKFLAPPPKASSDEIVAPMGGMFYSKEAPDLPPMVQVGDHFKAGQPLFIVEVMKMFNKISAPFSGTVKEILLNDSDGKIISKGQTIFKIVPDEVIHIETDQEIADRKKKITLSLI; this comes from the coding sequence ATGATCGACTTTCAAAACAATCGCATTCAATTTCATCAGTCCAATTCGCCTTGGATCCGTTCTTTTTCTCTGGAATCGATCAAGTGTTTGATCGTTTGTAGAGGACCGGTTCGAAAAGAAGCCATGGAAATCTTTGATCTAATCGGAATCAGAGAATATGGAATTCTTCTTTCCGAAAAAGATTCCGTCGTGTATCCGATGGCGCTCGCTCCCGAACTCAGAGGATTTCGTTTTCCTCATAACATTCATCGTGTTCCCGATTATATGGGATCGGGAAACGCTGAAAAATTAGAAAGGATTCAGCAGATCATCTCTATCGCAAAGGATAACAAATACACTCATATCTTTGCCGGTTACGGATTTATGGCGGAAGACTCCGAGTTTATTTCCGCGATTGAAAAAAGCGGAATCGTTTTTATGGGTCCCGCTTCTTACGTGGCCGACCAAGCAGGTTCCAAGGACGCGGCGAAGAAGATCGCGAGAAAGCTGGAAGTTTCCGTAACTCCCGGTGTGGATAATATTTCCTCGCTTGCGCTTCTCGCCAAAGCTCCCGATGGGAAAGCTTTGGAAAAGCTCGCGAAAGATAAGGGAATCGATTTTACTTTTGATTCTTCCGTTTCTCTCGAAACAAACGCCGAAAATTTATTGGATCTCGGATACGCTAAAATCGTAGAACTCGTGAGTATCGCCGACCTTCAAGTCGAAGCCGAAAAAGAATGTAAGAAGATCTGGGAAAAATTTTCCAAAAATCGGATTCGTTTTAAATATATCGGCGGAGGCGGGGGAAAAGGTCAAAGGGTCGTTTCCAAAATCGAAGAAGTAAAAGCCGCGGTTCAAGAAATTCTATCCGAATCAAAAGTTACGGCTCCCGGAACTAATAAAAACTTTCTTATAGAATTAAACATCGAAAACACAAGACACAACGAAATTCAATTGATCGGTAACGGAGAATGGTGTCTCGCTCTCGGTGGAAGAGATTGTTCCGTGCAGATGCACGAACAAAAACTTCTCGAGATATCTCTCACTCAAGAATTGCTTGAAAAAGAAATCGCGGTGTCGGCTTCCACGAATCCGAAAAAAGCTGAAGTTTTAAAAGGTGATTTGAAAGTTCTTCGCGACATGGAAGAACAATCCGAACGTTTCGGCGCGGCCGTAAAACTCAACAGCGTTTCGACATTCGAGTCCATCGTGGATGGAACCAATCACTTCTTTATGGAAGTAAACACTCGAATCCAAGTGGAACACAGAGTAACCGAGATGGTCTATTCCCTGAAGTTCAAAAATCCGGAAAATGCAAACGATTTTTTTATCGTAGATAGTTTGATCGAGGCGATGGCTCTTCTTTCCTTACACGGAAAAAGACTTCAGAAACCGGAAAGAATTTTGAGATATCCTTCCGGAGCCGAGGTTCGTATCAACGCGACCAACAAAGCGATCCAACCACACGCAGGCGGCGTGATCATGGGTTGGTCCAAACCGCTTCCCGAAGAAATTCGCGACGATCAAGGGATCAGCATCCGAAACCCGGATATGGGTCTATTCGTACATTATAAAGTAGCCGGAGCTTACGATTCCAATATCGCCCTCTTGATCACTCATGGTGAAACTAGAGAAGACAACCTAAAACGTCTGAGCAATATTCTGAGAAGAACCGAACTTCGAGGACACGATCTTCAGACAAACCTTCTGGTTCATTACGGTTTGATCAATTGGATTCTTGGAAAGGACGCGATGTTCAAACCTTCTACCGCGTTTATGATTTCGTATCTCGCGGGAGTTGGATCCTTGGAAAGATTGATGAAGGACGTGGATTTGGAAATCGCCTGGAAAAAAACGATCTCCGAAGCCCCTGCCGAAGCAAAAAAAGTTCTGAGTCGTAAACTCACCCTAATCACAAGACCGATTGAAGCGATCGCAAAGGACGCTCATTTGGTCGCGGGTTTTATCGGATTTCATCTCAACCATTCTTGGAAGATCGCAGGATCTAAGATTGAGTGGCTGAGAAACCCGATTTTTATTTTAGCGGATCTCTATCACTATCTGAACATGGAAGCGGACGTAACTCAACCTCCTTCCGAACAGATCTGGGATCACGATAATGAAATCCTTCAAAAAGCGATTTCATTCTATCAGGAATTGTCAAAGAAAACAGGGATTGCGGCCGACTCCATCGAACTCGTTTCGAGCCTAAACGCAGGAAAAGCTTTGAAAGGTGTGGATGCTTCGATCCTACCGCAAGTGATTCAATCGCACAATGGATTTCAAATCGGACTCGAGTTGATCAAACTTCTTCCGTCCGCAGGTTTGAACTCCGGTTTTTACAACCTGGGTGTAGATGAAAAACTGGAAGCCATTCTTCCGGAAGAATTTAAAAAATCCGATACGAGAGACGCTTTTATTAAATTCTTAGCTCCTCCTCCGAAAGCAAGTTCGGATGAAATCGTAGCTCCTATGGGTGGAATGTTTTATTCGAAAGAAGCTCCTGATCTTCCTCCGATGGTTCAAGTCGGAGATCATTTCAAAGCTGGACAACCTCTCTTTATCGTCGAAGTGATGAAGATGTTTAATAAGATTTCGGCTCCGTTTAGCGGAACCGTGAAAGAGATTTTGTTAAACGACAGCGACGGAAAGATCATCTCGAAAGGTCAAACGATCTTCAAGATCGTTCCGGACGAAGTGATTCATATCGAAACGGATCAAGAGATCGCAGACAGAAAGAAAAAAATTACTTTAAGTCTGATCTAA